Genomic window (Leptospira kanakyensis):
TTCCAACACATTTGTCTTATGAAGAAGCAGCCACCTTACCTTGTGCAGCCCTCACCGCCTGGTCTGGTTTATTTCAATTTAGCCAATTAAAACCAGGTGAATTTGTTGTTGTCCAAGGAACAGGTGGTGTTTCTATTTTTGCCTTACAGTTTGCGAAATTGGTTGGTGCTAAAGTCATTCTTACTTCATCTAATGATGAAAAGTTAGAACGAGGAAAAACTTTAGGGGCTGATTACCTAATCAATTATAAAGAAACACCTGAATGGGGAAAAGAAGTCCGTCGGATCACAGAAAAAGTAGGAGCCGATCATATCATTGAAGTGGGAGGAGCTGGAACCTTGGAACAAACCATTGCCGCCTGTCGTCCGTTTGGTGTGATTCATTTGATTGGAATCCTTGCTGGTAAATCAGGGGAACTGAACTTACTCCCTGCTGTTATGAACAATTTAAAAATCCAAGGTCTTGTTGTCGGCGGAAGAAAAGCCTTCATCGAAATGAACGGGGCCATTGAAGCTTCTGGCTTACGACCTGTGGTTGATAAAGTTTTTACCTTAGAAGAATCGGCCGAGGCAATCCGATACTTACGTTCGGGATCTCATTTTGGAAAAATTGTAATTCGAATTTAGTGGCAATTCTACTGAAGCAAGACTGATTTTTTTAGCCTAACCAACGGAACTCACGATTGGGCCTTTCCCTTAAAACAGGGATTTTGTGCTAAACTATGAACTTATAACGAAAATTATGCTATAATCGTTAGTTCCATTAAAAAAGTTTAACAAATTCTCATTGACGATAAACTAACGTTTGGTGCATCTTGCGTTAGGTTTTATATGAAAAAATTGATTCAGTTTGTGGTATTTTTTGTTTTTATTCTAAATTGTTCTTCTAAGTCTGAAAATTCTTCAGAAGACTCCTTGTTACTGCTGTTACTTGCCGCCCCTAAGTCTACCTCAACTGGCACAGGCACTGATGGCGCTGCCTGTACTTCCGATGCAAATTGTGCGTCAGGTTTTTTATGTGTAAGTGCCTTTAATTTAAATCAATCAACAACAACGAACCGGTGTAAAGCGATCCCAACTAGTAGTGGCAGTATTACAATTAATGGCACTGCTTCCAATGGAACAATCGTAACAAATAGTCCCCTAGTTGATTTTGACCTAAATATTACATCTACCGCAGATCATATCATCACTGCATTTACAACTACTAGTTCTGTCGATTTGGTTTTGGAAATAACAAACGCTGCTGGGACAGTTGTTCGAAACTCCTCAGATACAAATACATCTGGTGCAAGTAGAGAACGGATAAAAGACAATTTTACTATTGGCACATACCGTGTTAGAGTAAAAAGTTATTTTGTATCGGGAGTTTTTGGAGGAACTGTAAAGGTACAAGTTGTGAATAATCCTTCTGCGGTAAATAGTGGAGGTAGTTGTAATTTTCTAACGAATGCGGGTGGAAGTTCTTGTTTTGACTTTTCGGCCGGAAATACATTTTCTTCTGCACTCTGTGGTCCAGGAGGAACTTACAATGCCACAAGTAGTTGTGCTACAGTCAACGCCGGTGCAGCCCCAACAATTAGTGGTAGATGTTCCTATTCTATCAATTCTACCACTGCCAATGGACAAGGTATTGTTACGAGAGTATATTATAGTGCTGGAACCGGCGTTGTCGCACCTGTAAATAATACGGTTGGTGTTACCGATTGTAATACTTTAGATAACCTAGAGAGGGTCATCTTTCAATAATACCTAAATATCGGAACCATATAAGTGAATGGAAAAATTTCCGTTCACTTTTCGCCTTATGCAATGAATTCTAAGAAAAGTTCTAATTGATTGATAGGATTATCATAGTTAATAATCTTTATTTTGTCAGGTAGACATTTTATTTAGAACCTGAATTCAAAATAGAATTTCGTTCAATGTCTAATGCAATCACCGATAAGTGTATTTCAATTAGCGCTAAGATAAGCGAAATCACCATAAACAAAAGTGATGAAGCAAATAAAATCCATGCCACAATATTATAAAATGGGATCATACCCATTGAACAAGTGCATAAGATCAAACTAAAGATTCCTGCACTTTGAGAATATAAAATGAGTGAAATACGAAAACGTAAATTGTGAATTTGTTTTTCTAAAATTTCTGATCTGGATGTTTCATATTCACTGAGCAGTTGTCTCGAAAGTTTGGCCAAACCAAAAAAACGATTGGTATAAGCAAGCATCAGTAACGAAATCGCTGGAAATAATAGTCCTGGTATACTGTATGTTAGGTTGTCCAATGAAATTAACCCTGTTTGACCAAAAGAATTTGTTCCCCCAAATCCAACTTTCCATCAGAAGTACGGATCGTAGCTTTGATTTCATCACTTGGTTGTAAATACTGAGATCTTCGTTTTTGGCCTTTGATAAAAACTTCCCACTTTTTATGTTCCGGTAGAAAACTTGCAAATATTTGTTTTAGTTTTCCCGGTGCTTTGAGTGCACATCCCGAAGGTGTTCCCGTGAGCAAAACATCTCCTACTTGTATCCTTGCAAATTGTGAAAGTTCGGCGATACTTTCTTTTGGTGGATAAACCATTTGGTTTGATTTTGCAGATTGTCTTATCTTCCCATTTACGGTTAGATTTAATTCTAAAGATTCAATCAGTGGATAATCATCTGGTTCTAAAACAGAAAGTATGGGACCTGCTGGTAAAAAAGTCCGGTAAGATTTTCCTTTATACCATTGTAATTGTGGGAGTTGGATGTCTCTTGCCGAAATATCATTGGCAATGAAGAGAGCAGCAATGTAATCATTCGGATTGTAGGAGTTAATATCAAGAGAGGAATCAATCGTTTTACCGAAAACAATTCCTAACTCGATTTCATAATCTAAAAGTTCGACATGGTGTGGTCGGATCACATCACCGATAGCAGTCGTGAGAGCAACATCCGATTTGGTAAAAAATAAATTGTATGTTTTTGATTTGGGATTTAATCCAGATTCCAATGTATGTTTGTGATAATTGGCACCTTGGCAAATGATTTGGCAGGGAGCAGTGATGGGAGAAAGAATTACCACATCTTCTTTCCTCAGTGTTTTCTTAGATTTGGTATTTAGTTTAATTCGTTTTTTTTGAAGATCAACTAGCAAATCTTTGGTGGTTTTATCACCTGTTTGTAATGGAAGGATTTTTTCATCGGTAACAAGCCCCCAATCAATTTTGTGTTTATATTGGAAACGTACAAATTGTTTTGCCATCGTAAACCTACGAAACTATAGCTTGGGTGATAAAAAAAACACGAGGGCCACTGGGACCCGGCGGTAGACGGAAAAGTTTTTTGGTCTATTCTTCTGCGAAAAGATTGTTTAGGGAGTCGATAAGAGTGTCTACTTCGACACCATAACCCATACAAACTTGTTCTATTGTTTCTACTTCGTTAATAGAGCAATGTGAACATCCACCTAAATGGTAGCTGGAGAAAACTAGACCTGCTTCCGGGTGGATGGCAATAGCCTCTCCCACAGTCATTTCTTTAAAAAAGCGCGGTTTTGTTGTTTCAGTCATCTTAAGAACCCCAAGGAAGGAAATTACTATACAAATATTGGACTATGCTCTATTCGTCAATGGAATGTTTACCCAAGAAAACGGGAAATTTTACGTCCGCATTGAGGGAAGGTTTGAATCGGCCCATTTCCTCTACCAGTACTTTGCCGATGGTTCTGACGAGCCCATCCACGGCCATTCCTGGAAGGTGGAGGTGTTTTTAGAGGGAAATACGAACATTCGTCCCGACGGTATTTCTTACGATTTTCTAACGGCTCGAACGAAACTGATGGAACTGGTGCATTCCATCGACCATATCCTCATCAATGACCATCCGGATTTTAAGGGGATCAATCCTACTTCTGAAAATGTGGCGCGTTGGTTCTATTCAGGTTTGAAGGCAGATGTAAAATCTTCTGAAGGGAAAATCCGGCGGATCGTGATTCATGAAGGGCCTGAAAATCTCGCTTTCTTTGAACCATAAAATTTTTCTTACCAATTACTTTATAACAATAGTTAGGTATTTGTCCTTAGTACCTTGAAAAAAGAACAGATGGTATAAAAAACAATCCGTAGTTTGGATTCTTACATAAAATTTACTCAAACAAACAAATGTTTGTGATAAAAAATCGACATAATGTATTCGTCATCGGCTAGTCTAACTAATTAGGACTACAAACGCACAACATATGCCTTCTATTTTTATTGCACAAGTTTCGTTTTTTTTTCATAAAAAATTGTCACCTTAATCGATTGCTTTTCTACAAGCTCATTATGAAAATCGGTAGAAGACTCCATGCCACTTACAGAACTCAAACATAGTTTAGGTCATATTCTGCTTGTGGAAGATGAAGCCATCTTGGCCATCTCACAATCTGAATTTTTGAAAAACAAAGGGTATTCTGTACAATACGTTTCCAATTCAAACGATGCTTATGATTATATTTTATCTGGAGAACGAGTAGATTTAATACTTATGGACATCAATCTTTCTGATGGTATGGATGGAATCCAACTTGCAGAAAAAATTCTTTCTCACCGTGAAATCCCAATTCTATTTGTGAGTGGTTATTCTGATAATAAAATTTTGGATCGTGTTTGTAAGGTAAAACATTACGGATATGTAACTAAAATTTCGAGTCCAGACATAGTTGAGTGTATGATTAAATCCGCACTTCAACTTTATCAAGCTGAACAATCGTTAGCTTTTCGTGAAAAAGAACTTCGTATCACTTTTGAGGCAATGGGTGATGGGGTCATTGTTCTAACACCGGAAGGATTAATTAGAGAAATCAATCACAAAGCTTTAGATATGTTGGGATACCAAAAAGAAGAAGTATTAGAAAAAGATCTGACTTCTTTTTTATAT
Coding sequences:
- a CDS encoding fumarylacetoacetate hydrolase family protein is translated as MAKQFVRFQYKHKIDWGLVTDEKILPLQTGDKTTKDLLVDLQKKRIKLNTKSKKTLRKEDVVILSPITAPCQIICQGANYHKHTLESGLNPKSKTYNLFFTKSDVALTTAIGDVIRPHHVELLDYEIELGIVFGKTIDSSLDINSYNPNDYIAALFIANDISARDIQLPQLQWYKGKSYRTFLPAGPILSVLEPDDYPLIESLELNLTVNGKIRQSAKSNQMVYPPKESIAELSQFARIQVGDVLLTGTPSGCALKAPGKLKQIFASFLPEHKKWEVFIKGQKRRSQYLQPSDEIKATIRTSDGKLDLGEQILLVKQG
- a CDS encoding zinc-dependent alcohol dehydrogenase family protein; its protein translation is MKQAQINSFGLDHLKIVEVPEPASPGATEVLVRLRAASLNYRDSLVVEGKYNPKFPLPLVPCSDGAGEVISIGSGVTEWKVGDRVLLTFAPKWIAKEATHAEMRHTIGGPLLGTLREFALVPETGLVRIPTHLSYEEAATLPCAALTAWSGLFQFSQLKPGEFVVVQGTGGVSIFALQFAKLVGAKVILTSSNDEKLERGKTLGADYLINYKETPEWGKEVRRITEKVGADHIIEVGGAGTLEQTIAACRPFGVIHLIGILAGKSGELNLLPAVMNNLKIQGLVVGGRKAFIEMNGAIEASGLRPVVDKVFTLEESAEAIRYLRSGSHFGKIVIRI
- a CDS encoding 6-carboxytetrahydropterin synthase — its product is MFTQENGKFYVRIEGRFESAHFLYQYFADGSDEPIHGHSWKVEVFLEGNTNIRPDGISYDFLTARTKLMELVHSIDHILINDHPDFKGINPTSENVARWFYSGLKADVKSSEGKIRRIVIHEGPENLAFFEP
- a CDS encoding DUF2721 domain-containing protein — its product is MDNLTYSIPGLLFPAISLLMLAYTNRFFGLAKLSRQLLSEYETSRSEILEKQIHNLRFRISLILYSQSAGIFSLILCTCSMGMIPFYNIVAWILFASSLLFMVISLILALIEIHLSVIALDIERNSILNSGSK
- a CDS encoding DUF1858 domain-containing protein — protein: MTETTKPRFFKEMTVGEAIAIHPEAGLVFSSYHLGGCSHCSINEVETIEQVCMGYGVEVDTLIDSLNNLFAEE